GTCACGTGTAGACTGTGGCTCGGCAAACAAGtagtattataattttgtcgtCCGTTATTTGAAACTTTCAGGGACTGATATCTCATAGCTGCTACAAAACGTTGAAGAGCGCTCAACTTGAGGAATTTTATCAGTGCTTAGATATCGTTGCCTCGTTCGCTCCGTATAAGGCGTTATTATGCAGAATAAAAACTTATACAAGCCGAATGATGGAGTGatgatatacgtatacttacGCGGTGTAAAACTCGTACGGAACGTAAGCTTATAATCGTGAATTTATAACTATCTACTGTAAACGAGAGAAATAAACATGTACTGAGAACACAATTCTGAATACTACATACATctcttaattttataaaactaATGCGGTAAAAGCTAGCCGGTCGCCAGCCATTGCATACGACAGCGTCTCCAGTGATCTACTGAAACATCATCCAACGCTACCGACGAAATAAATTGTCCAACTAGTGGTCCACTATTGGTCCAATATACGATGCGAGCGATAAATAACGCGACACGCTCGCGCCATCTGAGGAATAAACGGGAGAACCGGCTGTCAACGAGTCGGGATTCCCGCCACAAGATGGCGCCACCAGCGgcttcttatttttcacacgAATGCGCATGCATAAGTTTTACGTGTGATCAGAATCGTTCGATAAAACATGTGTTTGCCTTCCGAAGAGAATTGGTGATATTTCGAAAAGCAAAATAAATCAGGTATACGTGTCGTTGACTGGGAACAATGAGTGAAATTTtcgtgagtaaaaaataaccTCCAACACGCCAGTTATTCGATCAAATTCGAGTACTCGGAGCACGCTGGTTCTCGAAATGAGTTTTCGGTTTGTCCGCACGGCTTATGCGTGCGCACGAGTCTATTAGTATATGCATGCAGCCGACAATAATCGCGCCGATCCACAGATTGCGTCACTGAAACTGTGGCGAGGACGACCTTAATCCTAGGTAaggaaaaaacaacgaaaactAACCGACTAATAAACCCACTTGCAGTCGGAGTtggaattaattaaattatacacGCACGTCTGAAGAGGAGGCACGCATCCATGGGATCTAGTTGTGTGAGTAACCATTTATGCCTGCGTACCTATTTCAAACTCGATTCAATGTGCAATATCTACGTGCGCGGCATTGCCAACCCGCGATGCTTCTGATTAGACTATAAAAGGACGCTTCGTTCcatcaattatatttttatcacacAATGGCAAGTAACCATTGACCACCTCATATTCACCCTCTGCCCGtacatttattcaatttttagtCTTGCAATTAGAAACCTCGATCGATTAATTCTAAATTCTTCGTTATATATCTACTCTGGACCTTCTTATAAGGAAACATCGGTTTATTTTATACCAGAAGCAATTTTCCCTTTACTTTTTTCCCCTGAATTTCAGTCTGTTTCCCAAAATTCTCAGGCAACTACGGTAGTTATATGTGGTGTTTATCTAATGCTTTTCACTTCTggttttaaaatgaaaaaggaatTAAACGTATGACGCCAACGCAAATGTACCCTATACTGGAGTTCATAGTTGAGCCTCCTTTGACTTTTGACCTGAGATGAGACCGCAAGTACAATGCAATTGAATAATCAGTGAATCCAACGAGTTGAATCGACGCGACATCCACAGTTTTTCTCACGTCCGTGTTATTTATACTCAATCATTTTAACATTTGAATtgatttcagaaaaatgtACAGTCCGATGCCATTAATTACCGATATTTGGCATCAGGTGaaagagaatgaaataaaCGTATGAGAAAGTAATAAACAAAACACCGAAAATGGAGACAAACGAAGTTGAAAATGCTGAGAAAGTTCGCTCCGAAATTACCAATAGCAATAGTTCCGCGGATGCCGTGAAGCCTCCGAAGGATGCCAAAGGTGCCAAGATAGTTGAAGAAAAACTGATGAAAGTAAACGTACAGCTAAAACCACCGATATCGCCGACTAGTCTTTTAGCACAAAATATAGCCCTCTTACCTACGGGGGTCGCCAAAGTAAAGCAATCACAACCAGCGAATTCCGTTCCCAAAATGAATTCGTCAAATTCCGGATCATCGAGCGCATCCGCTACCGGTgagtgaacattttttcaccaccATTTCGAATGTGATTTTTACGTCAGTATGTTTGAAAACGTGAAATTTGAGATTCAATGGACTAAGTTGACTTATTTCAAAGTAAATCTGAATTATTCGTTTAGTTTATTAACACGAATCGTGCAAACTCAACGATCTGCAATTTCGAAATCCAACAATCTCTTGTTTAAATTCGCGTAAAATCTTCACACTTACTTCTGCTGAAACTTCTTTTCTGtacgaatttgaaagaattcataCAAAATTATAAGCTAGGTAGTGAGAGGATGACTGGTAAAAGTTAAAGCCATTTGCAAAGAGTTTATACAACCTAATGGCTgtagaataaaatattattttgcatAACTCAGTTCAAGGCTAATCTGAGCTGAACCTGTTGAATCTGTTTGTATTTGCAACAAGTGTTTTACTCTTCTGTCAAGCTACGTACAAGACTTGTTTATCCCGAACTCTAtaagagtaaaaaagaaaattcagcTTAGATCATGTGTAGATATTAAGATTCctattttgtttaaatattgttataattaCCGAGTGTCGACAGCATACCGTACGGTTAAATTTCCTACCTCGTTTACCTTGATtatagtaaataataatattatcagTCGAAAAGATTTGTTCCACGATTATATTCGTCTGCTCACGTCATTCACCGCAGTTTGACCGATTACTTTTCTATTACTTTGAGTTGTTTTCATGCTTATCGGCAAAGCCAGTAAGTAAAGGAATAAATTCAAGCCTTACGATCTTGCATAAAATACTTTCCATTCAAagttgtaattattttcttcaagtCATACGTGCTTCACGCACTACATGGCATTCGTCCGATGATGTTCTAAAAAGTGATTGCTCACCTTGAAGAAACGTCATCAGATCCGTCTCTTTATCCTTGGTTTTCGACGAAATACTTCGTAACGTGCATTGATTCTCATTGCCGTCATTGAATACAATACTCCAAGCACGGACGGAATTTATACACCGACAGAACGAGCATCGTTGATGTTTCCGTTCAATGGTCAGTTACATAATTGTCCCGAATCGATTTATTCCTTTGAATAATCGTTCGTAACGCTTGTACACCTATATTGCCTACGTGCGCGCATTTAATTAACCCTTAGCGATAACGAGGTGTAATAAGGAATTAGTCGAATCATTCGTTGACGATATTTCGAAACTTCCATCGCTTTAAggattttttgtaaattgagtgattatacattattataccgCAAGATCATGAACCCCGCTGTAATGTCCGTTGCTAATCAAGGCTAATAATGGATCGCCGCGTGACAAGTTTTCCTGGAACACGCGTTAGCCGCGTATTGTTATTATGATATTAcgtgttatattatatttatctgATGACGCTAGctcggacaaaaaaaaaaatacaatctcAGACTGTAGCCACGCTTTTTCACGTAATTATAGGTTTTAAAGAACTGGAAGAGATACAAGTGCAGCTAAATGGTAAATCAAGATCCAGACTTTGAAGCTTTGCGAGTTTCAATCGCGCTCCAAGTCTGGACAACTAAACTTTTACACCATTGCAGATTATGTAAAATAGGAATTCATAAGCAGTTTATGTCATTTCAAGCTGTtctgagaaaataatttctcaaatttgCATTTATTTGTTTCACCGCAAAGATCCACTTTtaactaaatttcattcgaacGAAAGAAATATTCAAGTACAGCTAACTCTGAGGGACTATTTACTTCGATTGAGAAAATTCGAGTCAACCTAATTAATTTAATCTATTACGGGTTGCCGATGAACcagttattcaattttacctTCTACTATACATTAAACTCAACGAATACTCATTTGGCTTCAATGAACGTTGATTGCTTCTAATTAATTCCTTTCCGTTTGACTAAATTTACGAATTTTCTTCCTGTAAAATATCTCGTTAGCAGCCTGCAATTAGGTGATTCATTTCTGTGATTCAGAGAAAAGATTctcaattcaaaaaaattatgcataatttcgTCTAGAGTTACAAGAAAAGATTTCAAGAGATGAAACAATTGGTTTAGTGGAAAGTAAAAGATTTCATGAATCcaagtaaattttattacctatTATTTCGTCCAATCTCTCAAAGTTTTATTCTCAGTGTAAGCAACTGCgagtgacattttttttttcctatcagCGTGTTTGCGAAACTCGATGAATGTTTAGTGGAAATGGATGAATTTACTTGGCGCGATTGAATAATTGGACAAAATGTGTCTTAGGTTGCGTTACGTAACAGTCGATACGCGTATATCCGATACGTGCGCTACCCTATTCTGAAATGCATGACACGGTTGAAGTTCGACCGTAAGTACGAGATGGGAATTGGAATCTATATTATACGACCGGCGGATCACCGTACGTGGATGCATCATTACACGCGGTAAGGAAAAACGGGGAACGGATGTGCGAAAATGACTTTTGAAAGGCAATTGAGCATGGTTGCAGTACCTTATTGATCTATCGGAGCCGTGCGGGAAAGGAGagaagagcgagagagagagagagagaaagagaggggggGATCGCGTGTCTATCAGCGTGGGTTCTAAGCGCAGTATCTGTCTCTCTCCTGGTCTTTAATCGTCCTGGATCTGGATCCAGTTTTAGCTCTAGTTTCAATGCCGCACGTCCAAAGCTCGAGCTTCGAGAAAGTCGCGAATTTCCTCCACTTGAGTCATCCCGAAGTACCTCTTAAACTCGCTCATTTTATCGCAGTGGTGTTGTAGTCGTCCACTAGACGACGGGCTTCGTAATCTCGACTGACCTCGCCTCTCAAGCGTCAACGAGGACCATTTCCTCACTTTAACACGCTTGCAGAGCTCTTGAGCTTCCCATCTTtcggaataaattctatatAACAGTATGGATTATCTGCTACATCGCTTGATCGCGTCATTCTTACATATTTATGGGACCGCAGCTGTTGCGAATAAATGTGCGATTAAGTTATGTAgatatttacagaaaaatcgGAGTTTCGAACGCCGTGGTATACCTATAGGATGTTATACATGTATCGCGGTCAGGAATATTGTGGTTTCGAGTTTACACGGTTCAGATCGTTGAATTACGATTAAATTTCCAGCGGTAAAAGGATTGATTGCTTAAAGGGGAACAGTGATGGAAagtaactttgaaaaatgggacaaatttttacagagTGACAGCAGAAATGTTCTAAGGATTGTTCCCTGGAAAGATTAATTCCTTAGAATGACCAAATAAAAGTcagtcaaataaaaataaactttaagGCTTTCCGAAActgattttacatttttttctggCAGTctcgaaaattatattcatacgtaaatgaagaaattatGCTATTCCTCCACCATATCTCAGGtcgagttgaaaattttgatttacgaATTCAATGTTCATTTtctctaattgtaagtcatTAAGAACACGAAGGCTTTAATACTCTGtttcgatacaaaattttcatataaaaaGTTACTTGATGAAAGTGTTTGAATTCCGGGTGCGTAGAggttttttgatttcaaaattgGCGAAGTCGTAAATTGACTATTTTATATACTTGTCAACACCCAACCTTCGGACAACTGGGCGACTTTACCGAAAAACAGTAATACAAAGTAGCCATTATTAGTTgacgaaaattataaatcaattACTAAACCAAACCGTTCACTCGtcgtcaaaattaaaatatctttAGTCGACTGGAATAGatgattattaatatatttccGACACCGTTGAAGAGACCTGAGCGTTTCACTGTATTGAAAGTGAAgtaaaacgatgaaaatttagaaacaGGTTCGACCAGTCGAACATTCCTGCACAAGCACATATGCTCACATGTACCTATATTTATCCACATTCCCTTCTGTACAccgaaagaataaaattcattgaatCAACTAAATGTGTGTTAATGGGCGGcgaagtaaatatttatttgtgttaTGTTGTTCTGTTAGtagcgcgtgtgtgtgtgtaatgaTCGATtgcaattaaattttcttaGACCAACAGATCTTGAATTGAACCAAATAAACATTTACTTCGCCGCCCATGCCCACACATTTAGTTGATTCGACGACTTTTTTCCCTCAGTGTACCTTTGAGGTTTAAGGatttaatgaaaaacaatCAGGGGGTACAGAGaggtgaataaaaaagaaaataatgcgGGGTGTATGTGCTGGTTATACTTTGGCAAACTTACGCGCCGAATGCACCTGCGCTCGTATTTCATATATAGCTCGACTTCTGGGTGCTTACGAGATTATGGCCAATCTCAAGATGATTAATTCCGGAGATTACGAATTGAAACAGGCCGTCCTTGATGCTACGTTCAAGCCGTAGACGAATAATTGTGATTCACGCGTAAGATGTGTAACGGACACGTGCGCAAGAGTTCGTCGACAGCTGTTATTGGTGTATATTTTAATCGAACACGTCTgcgattattattaaatttttaacaattgaaTCGGTTTGCGCGCCGCTGTTCTCTCGGTTTTTCATACAACGTCCCGGCAACGAGGTTCAAACCTTCGAAGTCAGTCAACAACTAACCGTGTCCCGTTGGCTCGGTAACCGCACGCTACTTGCCACTCGTTGAATGTTTTTCAATGGAATACACTCGTTATTAACACGTTGATTAAATGATGAAAACACGTCTCCGAGGTAATTCTAATTGCCGCGTCTACGCGTCGATGGAAAAGCATGTAATGATTAAcgtcattaaattttttcccattatATTGCTGATtttaaacggttttttttcaaatatcgttaATGTATGTAATGTACTCGCTCGCTTCGCTTCGCAGCTTTACATTATTCCACCTATTGTGCGTATTACGCAAGTAATTGAGTCGGTTAATTTTTCAGACGGCCAAGAAGATTGACAAAAGTATATCACGTTTCGTTCTTTGTCCTCCCCGACAATTTAACCATTGAACCTCTTTATGTGGAGgttgatttaaattttctctgCACTCTGTCAAGCGCTCATGGTGTGTCCTGTGTGTTTCAAAGCAGactatatattattaaaatagaCTATATAAAAATTCCGGATCGAATCTAATTACAAATAACCCTTTCCTCTTACACAATTCAATCCAAATCTTTGGAACAGCTCGACATGACTCCAGCAATTGACCCGGATTCATTTTACTTGATGCGAACCGGTGCTTACCggtttccataattttttatcgtaattTTTAACTGTAGAAATCAACGAACTCACAACCTTTCACCATTTTCCATTGAGGCTGATCGAAACGAATGCTTTCAGTTAACACACTCTGTATTTATTTGCAACATATATaatcgcaaaaaaatttgtgatgATGTGGTATGTTTGCGATCATATTACAGACCGTTTCCGCTCGATGAAAATAACAATCACCTAATAAAATAGCTATGTCTTGAATTCTTTCCCTCTCTTCGTTATTCAGAAGGTTTTTAAGTATTGACAAAAATTATCGAGCGTAATTTTAACGCTGCGTGTAATTTTCATAAACCAGAAGATATCAGGATATTGGATTTCCTCTGAAACCGATCGATCTTGCTGTACTATATAGTCCGACAATTTTTCAGGAAATCCGCGAAATAAGACGGCACTTGCACCAGGCCATAGCCTTATGGATTGGATTCGACTAGGTGCTTCAGGAGTCGATTTAACAGGAGTTAATGGCGTTCCGCAAAATGTTACTCCTTCGGAACTCGCCCGACACAACCAGCCGAACGATGCTTGGATCGCGATTCGAGGTCAGCGAAACTTCCTAGACGCAATTAACATGAAATCGGAATAGCGATTTTATCTTGacttgtcaaatttttatctactTTCTAGGAATCGTGTACAACGTTACGAGATACATAGATTTTCATCCAGGTGGAATGCCGGAGCTTATGAAAGGCGTCGGAAAGGATGCGACCAAGTTATTTGacgacgtaaaacatcaaatctAATTCATTGAATTTTGACATCCCCATTCAGtggttaaatattttttacgtacCTATAGAACATTTTCAGGTGCACGCATGGGTCAACTACCAAAGCATTCTACAAAAGTGCATCGTGGGTAGGTTGAATCGTTTCGCTGGCGAGACTTCGGCACCACCCGTGAAGATCGTATCTCCTTCTTCAACGTCGTCTGGTCTCCTTTCGCGATGTATCAGTGAGTGAAGAGTCTGCTTGTCCCGTTATCTGTGCTGTAAAATTGTACGTAGTGAAACAATGAATTTAACAATCaacgtattttttatattatgatTTATCACAGAACAACGTTCAACGAGTGAAACTACTACTCCGCATCCGAAAATGGATTGGATTCAAACTAGCAATACTATCACCTTATTTTACTATTCCCTACGAGATCATCCAGCAGCGGGTTATCAACTAATGCAGATCACCGACTCTAAatatcattttaaattttgcttCGAGAAAGATTTTATAATTCACGACATTAAATTATCTGGTGCTGTTAATTGGCCTCCGAAATGGAAgagaaatttcgaatccatgaAGGTGTGgcgttttgtaatttttttgtaaaagttCTGTACttttcgatttcaattttaacgaaaaacgaaTCGTTCTCAGATGGAAATCACATACACAAAGAAAGAACCAGGCTTGTGGAAAACTTACGGTACTTACAAAACAGTACGCGAGCGTAACGCGAAGCAAAGAACTTACAGAGAGTACGAAGTAGTCAGCAATACACCGCTCTGTAAGTTGGTTCACTTGATCGTTCTGCGTACTAAAGAATACTTGGAAATAGTACCAATAGGCAGGCATGTCGAAGCCAAACTTCAAATAATGGGTAAATAGCCACACCGTTTGATGCACATTCGTATACCTTCACAAATCTCGATCACTTTCTCGTCTCACACAGGCACGGACGTATCCCGAATGTACACTCCGGTTCCGCCGTATCTTCACCCTGAGGATGTCGCACCCAACTACGATTCCGATTGTATTTGCTTGATGGTCAAGAGGTATGCCGATGGCGCCCTTACTCCAACTATGACAGCATTAAAGTCGGGGGAAACTTTGATGCTAAGCAATTGCCTGGGAACCTTTACCGTCGAGAACTTCCAAcaatttactatttttcacaTGCTAGCTGCAGGCACCGGTCTCACTGCAATGCTGTCGATCATTCAGTGGGCACTCGGCAGACGCAACGTGTAAGAAACAAGAATTCACTTCGTAACAATTACTCCTAATACAGTCTtatcaatttacaaaatctgtgttaaatctttttttaattgtggTTTCGACGATTTGATCAATGTTGATATGTATTTTCGTTGATCGTTCTGTTCTAGAAGCCGTATTAATGTTCTCAACTTCAACAAGAACGAAGATagcatattttattccaggCAGTTGGATAAAGTTCTCTCAAGCGAGCCAAGGTGAGAAATTACTTCACGTTTTGAATACTTTAGGGAGGTATTCAACCCTGTCAATCTGCAATTTTTTAGCAAATTCTACCAGCAAAACGTGTGAAACTTGAGTTTCATCCTGTAGAAAA
Above is a genomic segment from Neodiprion pinetum isolate iyNeoPine1 chromosome 1, iyNeoPine1.2, whole genome shotgun sequence containing:
- the LOC124224691 gene encoding cytochrome b5 reductase 4; this translates as METNEVENAEKVRSEITNSNSSADAVKPPKDAKGAKIVEEKLMKVNVQLKPPISPTSLLAQNIALLPTGVAKVKQSQPANSVPKMNSSNSGSSSASATGNPRNKTALAPGHSLMDWIRLGASGVDLTGVNGVPQNVTPSELARHNQPNDAWIAIRGIVYNVTRYIDFHPGGMPELMKGVGKDATKLFDDVHAWVNYQSILQKCIVGRLNRFAGETSAPPVKIVSPSSTSSGLLSRCIKQRSTSETTTPHPKMDWIQTSNTITLFYYSLRDHPAAGYQLMQITDSKYHFKFCFEKDFIIHDIKLSGAVNWPPKWKRNFESMKMEITYTKKEPGLWKTYGTYKTVRERNAKQRTYREYEVVSNTPLCKLVHLIVLRTKEYLEIVPIGRHVEAKLQIMGTDVSRMYTPVPPYLHPEDVAPNYDSDCICLMVKRYADGALTPTMTALKSGETLMLSNCLGTFTVENFQQFTIFHMLAAGTGLTAMLSIIQWALGRRNVSRINVLNFNKNEDSIFYSRQLDKVLSSEPRFTVTHILSHPEDSWTGRRGEISTNLLQELFGPSSQACVFSCGPRPFMQSTKKILTDLGWNSSQLHEFDD